TGTATCATTGTATGCCTATGACCCAATTGGCTCATAGTCTCATACCATGCCCCATCacacatctatatatatatatatatatatatatatatatatatatatataaccactaATCAAAtattgtgtaaatatatatttaataagaaaaaagtaACAAAAGTGTAAAgagaaaagtaaataaaggaagaaatataaaatctgccagaaatattttaagtataagaataagcataatatataaattattatatttaatggcATTATTTAACAGTATTAACAACTTACacagttacacaaaaaaaaaaaagggtaaaattaaaaataatttataaaaatatatgaaagtAAACACcatgtacaaattaaaattacaattaattataccaacaCATTGTTTATTCTTGTTATACCCTTACTACCTTACCATCATAAATACTTTAAAACAATATAGAAGTTGTCTCAAAAAATAATTGAGtgaataaaacataattttcgtatctaatacacacattatatagtaattatgaatttttgtcAGAAAATATTACTTCTATTCttaaattatatttccaaatttTACTCCAAGAGAGTACAACTCTTTTTGTCAAccataaaaaaaagtatagaagTTTCCTATATGTTGAATGCACCTCACCCGCCACTTAATTGGTTTATTTAATGCTTTCGACTTCTCATTATGATTGATGGGTTCCAATTTCCAAGCTCAGTCTATGGTGACATGGTGAATAGTTGAATTGTAAGAGGATTGTGGGCCCCTGTTAGGGTACAGATTTCAACCAGTTCAAACATATTGTAGACTGTAGAGTAGGAAACTATTCTAATCATGGTTTCTGAGTCAATCAATTAAACTCTGTACTCTCATTTTCTGActttatattctttttcattGACTACATGTTGGTTTTCAAAGAAAAATGGCTCTCACTCCTTACTcataatttttactattttttgatGTAGATATTATTTACATGATAAAATTATCCTATaattatttgacacattataaagtaaaagtgagagaataaaatttaagagtACATGTAGTAAAACTAGTTTTCAAATGACATACATTTGGTGTTTGACACAAAAAATGGTTTATGAACCATCCAAATTCATGCTATTAAACTAAAAGTGACTTGTACTCCTGGTTGTATCTGGAGGTTAATTTTTAATCtacttttaataattttaaataattagaaaaaaaaaaaaagataaagaaaccCCCTAATCTATAATGCTCATGTAATTTCTTTGTTCATCATAAAATAGACAGTGACATGAATATATGAACAACGCTATGCAAGTGAAAACCATAGCAGAGAAATATCAAATATGCCTATTTCCTCAGGAGAAACTCCCTTGATCTAagatcataaaaataaaaagtttttttggTGGGATTAATGTATTTAGCCTTTGCATCCCAGAATGTATGATCCCAGCAGACAACATTGTACCAACAACAGACCATCTGCCAATCCTTTCCTCATCTGTTGTGCATCCAAAACTTCTGTGACAATTCGTCTGtcgagcatataatatataaaatataaacgtGCAGTCTCACTATCGGTTCTGTCTACTTTGTGAAGCTGAATTTGGAGAGAACTGCGGCGGCTTGATCCCCGCCTAGCAAGAAATAAGGATGCCTAAGAGCAGCAGAGGCAGAAAGGCGGTTACGCCTCAGGGACCCTCGATCAGAGATGAGTTTTGTAGCGAGATCCCAGCCTCGCCCGGAGTCGAGATCGAGAATGCTGAAATCGAACCTCGATCTGCACCTCTCCCGCCACGTGTTCAAGTCGTACCCGGCCTGTTTCAGCTCCAGATTGAAGTTCTTCAGGCCTGCTGTGGACCTCAGGCCTGGAATCGCCATTTGCAGCAGCACTATCCCAGCAGAATACATGTCGAAAAGATCAGGACTGTTCAGCTGCAAATTTTCAAGAACCGAAAAAAATGATCACTTCAATTCTGCAGTTTGGGAAAAAGGCAATTGTGCTGtgcttttctttactttacctGCCATAAAATTGGGGAAAGCAGTGCAGCAATGGGCTCCGGGGGAGGCTTCGGAGTCTCCTCGGGCATTACATAAAGCTCGGGAGGGCAGTAATCGGGATCAAGAAGGCCCCGGTTAGGGACATAGTTTTTCCCAATCCTGAGGTCTGTTGCAGCCCCGAAATCTATCAGCTTGATCTGCCCCTTCTTTGTCACGACTAAATTAGACGGCTTCACATCCCGGTGGACTATCCCCGAATCATGAATCTTTTTCAAGGAAGCAATGATCTGCCTCATTATTTGCTTGATTATAAGCGCATTTCGCTCGATGGAATCCATCCCTTGCAACACACGGCCAAACATTGCAGACTCTAAGTTCACAGGGAAGGCGCGGTCCTTCATGTAGTCAGCCAGGTCTCGATCGCCCTGCAACATCGAGTTTTAGCCTCATACCGGGATAGACTGATAGAGATTATGTTAAAAAAAGATTAGGTTTTTGGAGTACCTCAAACTTCCAGACTAGCCATTTCTCCCCCTTTGTGAACTGTGAATTGGTTTTCTCAGCAGTGAAGCTTCCAAGGAACTTAGCACAGGTCTCGGGTGCTGCCCGGGAAAGCCTGTAATTGAACCACTCCTCGAATTCACCACACTCGATGGCGCCCTGGACACCGAGCTTTACCTGTTGGCGACACGACACAAATCAACCAAAATGTACATGAAAGGAACAAAACTACAAAAGGGATAAGGGAATGTTATTTAAGGTACCTTCTTAAGAATGACCTTTTCTTTGAACCTAGGATCAGAGGCCAGGGCTCTCTGGCTTCTACTTTTCTTGATTCTTTCATCAATTGTGACATTCTTGGGCACAACCACACCAGAATAAACCACACCAAATGACCCTTCTCCCAATTTGTCACCAACCAAGAAATCTGTCATCTTCAAGCTCCTCCTCCCACTCAAACTGTCCAATCCAAGCTGCAAAGGGGCAAGAATGTATGCATCAATGGCGCCGATGAGGACGCCCGGCCTAGCAGTCAAGTATATCCAACTCAGCCCTGCAAAAACCAGCAAACCCCATCTCTGCCCTTCTGGCAACTCCTCAGCCACCCTCTGAAACTGGGTGTACCCGGATTCGAACCCGGGGAATCGAGACAAGGCAATGTCTAAATATGAAGAACTGCCATCAAAGAATGCATTGAGACACAAGGTTTTCCTCTTGGAATGGTGGGATAAGGGGAGGATAAGGGTGCTTAATGTGGGTTTTGAAGGGGAGAAGCAAATCAGTTTATTAGGGCTTTTTTGGTTAAATGGTGTGGCAGCAGTTGGGGAGAGCAAGGAAGCCATGGAAGAATCTTGATCTTACACCAATTAGctcctcatcatcatctcaGTAAGAATCTGTGCCTTCACAAAATGTGTCAGCAGAGGCCAGATTTCCTCCACGTGGCACTGTTCCCTTTATCCACTACTTGTGGATGTGTGGATCTTGACAAAACAACAATGCAGCAGCCACAGAGATGTGATTAGTTGAAAACCCAAATCATAAAAACAACAGctttaggcaaattatgcttGCATAGGGTTTTCAATTCAAGATTGTGTAGAAACCTAATCATGAAAGAGGAATCTGGTGAATTTTGCCTCGGCAGAGATTCAAGAAATTGTAAAGATTGTTATCTCCATGTTTAAAATATGAACATCCCTGACTGAATTCCAGAAATTAAAGCATAATCTTCAATTCAACACAGAAAATCAAGAACCCAGATTATAAATTCTAGCAAATTGCAAAACATATTGGCTGCAGAGGTTTTTTGAAGCATGGTAAATTATTGGTTGTGTTAGAATTGAGGTAGGAATCAAGAGAAGAAAAGTTCAGAATTTTAGATTCACTTCCAACATAATAATGAAGATTTACAAGACAACAAAAGTACTACAACAGACAAGCTCTTATGAAGCTTCTTAGCTAACAGTGTCTACAGCTACAAAGGATGTACACATTCAAAACATCCTAGTAGAAGCTAAGCAGTTGCCTCCTTCTTGCAGATCTCACATGGATTTCACTGAAAGTTTTGCCATTAGCATAATAGCGTTGCAAACTAGAGAATCCTACACCCTAGGGGGCTAACTCAAGTGGTCGACTAGTGAGCATTTCAATGACAGGGTAGAGTTTGGGCTCCTCAAGTTAGCAGAAGCATGGAAATAGATCCCTTGTGCGTAGAGTCAAGGACAATGACTGACTGGGAGATTGCTTGGGCAAGCAACTATACTGATTTACCTTATCCAGTGACTTTTTGACAAGGGTCCTGGAGACTTAGAATTAGTCCGGCTTAAGTTGGAAACCTAAtgcatcagtggcagggtggaGTTTGGGCTCCTCAAGTTagcaaagtgtggaaatagATTCCTTGTGCGTAGAGTCAAGGACAATGACTGACTGGGAGACTGCTTGGGCAAGCAGCTACTAGTGATTTACCTTATCCAGTGACTTTTGGACAAAGGTTTGGAGACTTAAAATGAGTTCGGGTTAAGTTGGAAACCTAAtgtatcaaaagaaaaaaatactgGAGAATCCTACAGTGGTGTTTTTGTCTCAGCACTAGTGGAAATTGACAAGACACTATTGTTTTCTTGCAACTGCAGCAGGACAAAAACTCCACTGTATTCCCTGGCCTTAAGTCATTGCTTTCAGTTGATCTCATGCTTCAGTTCAGCCCACTGCCAAAGGATTTAGGTCCTTCCACTGCAGCTAAATTATAGGAAAAGTTTCATTGGTACAAAATGTATAATATTGCAGCCAGCTAGTTTGGTAAACCAACTAGAACATTAGCAGATAATGCACATTCAGTTCCAAATGAAGTAGGTCTCAAGGAACATATACCTCATTTGTGGAGGACTACTTGCCTGGACTCGGTAGAGGACTTCAAGAAAGTACTACCTTTGCCCTACAGGGCTAGCTCGAGTTGTCAACCACCTGACATAAAGTTAGCACTTTAGTGACACGGTGGAGGTTCAACTAGATTCCCAGATTAGAGTTTGGGAGGCTCCCTAGCTTAGTGAAAGTGTAGAGATGGATCCCTTGTACGCAAAGTCAACGACTAATTGGGATCAAAACTAGTAGGCATCTCTAACAACAGAATTCCAATATCCATATTTCCACCAGTTCACAGCCTTATTGCTGTTGTTCCTCAGCAAAATTTCATGAGACATATATTCAATTAGTGTTTTATCTTTTTGTAGCCTCAAAATGCTTTGCTAGCTCAACATGGCCTAAAAGGAACTGGACATGGATCAAGATTCAAGACAAACTTCTTTTCTCATTGTTTGAGTTTGTAATGGACTTTTAGCTATTTTGACAATTGAGATTATCAACAACAGCTATGGACCAACTGACAATTCAGGCTGTTTGGCACAAGTGGAGGAGGGAAACtcttgcaaatatttattttttttgtaaaacccactataaaaaaaaaaacataactatttttttgccatttttttttctttctttacccCCGCACCTCTATCTTACATGCTatcttaaaatttgtaaaaaaactCCAACTGATGAGCACACTTAAGAGTAAGTCCAACAATTAGTGGAAAAATGTCATGTTTTTTTCTCCAACAAGGACAGAgaaggggaatttttttttttaaatgatattatcgcacccattattttttttattatttttttatgagacTCACTTATTTCCACAAATCCATTTTTTCTCTCCCCTCTACCTCACTTAAAAAATCCTCCTAAAATCACTAAATCACTATTGAGAAGTAAATTGAGTCAGAAGGATTTTGGCATGCAAGGTTTAGCTAGTCAAAGCAGCTGGAAGCAGATAAGAAACCATATTGGCAACATTGATTGGTGATGATGCAGATGTGCAGATACCTGCAAATAGTACACCTAAACCTTTCTAAATGCTTGAAAGCTTCCAACAAtcaatgatatgatatgatccTACCAATATCATAAATCAAAGGCAAGTCAACATAGGATTAGGTGTAGTAAATAAAGAACCAAAAAAGCGCAAACCAAACTCCAGCAAAAGAAGATAATCAAGATATCCATATATAGCTTCTCAACCCAATCAAGTTGGTTGAGTTATTAACTTGGTAATcacaaacttttaaagtttgagTTTTAGTGAGAACGATTTATTGGTTTTTTAATTTGAGTGTCAACTACTGACAACGTATGCTAGTTTACCTCGTGATCTTTGGACAACTAAGTTCACAATGCGAGATTTAGGCACACTCTCAAATATTAGGTACGAGTTTCCTcatcaccccaaaaaaaaatccttgTTTCACACTTTCACAAACTACAGATGTCCTGCTGTTGCTTGAACCCATTAGGATACAGAAGTAAGTTTTGccatttcttcaaaaaaaagagagtaagTTTTGCCATATATACAAGTAGGGATACAGTTCTTTTATACATATTAATTGCAACCCAACTTCAGAGTTCAGAACAAATATTAAAGTAACCAATTCCACCATcccaaatttgaaattttcagAGTTATTAAAGTTCGGATCTTTAGTTGGTAAAGCACGTTGCTGTGTCAAAATGGCACTGTAAAGTTAAAGAAACATGTTTCCTTGTTAAAGAAATAGCAAGAATAtggataaagaaaaataaaaataaaaataaaaataaaaagacttCCTGCCCTTTGAAGTTCAGATTTCAAATGTTTTCGTGCTTATTGGCGAAGAAAACTTAACGGGCAGATAAAATCCCCCGTGAGAGGACACCGTTGCGTGCAAGGAAcaagaatt
This region of Ipomoea triloba cultivar NCNSP0323 chromosome 15, ASM357664v1 genomic DNA includes:
- the LOC116006097 gene encoding serine/threonine-protein kinase STN8, chloroplastic, whose amino-acid sequence is MASLLSPTAATPFNQKSPNKLICFSPSKPTLSTLILPLSHHSKRKTLCLNAFFDGSSSYLDIALSRFPGFESGYTQFQRVAEELPEGQRWGLLVFAGLSWIYLTARPGVLIGAIDAYILAPLQLGLDSLSGRRSLKMTDFLVGDKLGEGSFGVVYSGVVVPKNVTIDERIKKSRSQRALASDPRFKEKVILKKVKLGVQGAIECGEFEEWFNYRLSRAAPETCAKFLGSFTAEKTNSQFTKGEKWLVWKFEGDRDLADYMKDRAFPVNLESAMFGRVLQGMDSIERNALIIKQIMRQIIASLKKIHDSGIVHRDVKPSNLVVTKKGQIKLIDFGAATDLRIGKNYVPNRGLLDPDYCPPELYVMPEETPKPPPEPIAALLSPILWQLNSPDLFDMYSAGIVLLQMAIPGLRSTAGLKNFNLELKQAGYDLNTWRERCRSRFDFSILDLDSGRGWDLATKLISDRGSLRRNRLSASAALRHPYFLLGGDQAAAVLSKFSFTK